The proteins below are encoded in one region of Myxococcales bacterium:
- a CDS encoding response regulator, translating to MPHQETEQRPNAFENTMDSKSRILVVDDNEQIHSDFQKILAPQSSTSSELAALEEALFEKPTSNVPDLSFKIDSAYQGKEALGLVRQAIQENQPYAVAFIDVRMPPGWDGIETTSEIWKVDPDIQIVICTAYSDYSWEQMISILGQSDRLLILKKPFNTIEVRQLASALTEKWYAIRSNRILLHGLESQVKLRTRDLQNANEQLRHEMEERLRAERSLRRTQKLEALGRLTGGISHEINNPLSYVLANLDFCQVELTKLKEQWREIDVDELCEVIQEAIEGGERIKKIIQDVQAFSRYEEGDTTEVDVVSTMQGAVKLLHNQLHHQVQLVTDFQEVPLVMADRWRLEQVFVNLIVNALKAMEQDNPNKEIRLTIQTRQDGNVVVEVCDNGVGIPEEVMSRIFDPFFTTRDVGEGTGLGLSICRTIINGFQGEIELINNANKGVSAVVTLLRAQESERKVGAEQGLVEGKDFEEMEKQSAKASILIVDDEENVGRALKRLLSGYDTQVSTDAKEALDLYKHDHFDLVLCDLMMPGMNGMDLFHELEKLGSDHADRMVFATGGAFTPAAENFLKSIPNPWLQKPFAKDKTIDLIETRLSSLRAS from the coding sequence ATGCCGCATCAAGAAACAGAACAGCGACCCAATGCCTTTGAGAATACAATGGATTCGAAATCACGTATTTTAGTTGTCGATGACAACGAGCAGATTCACAGCGACTTCCAAAAAATTCTCGCACCCCAGTCATCGACAAGTTCGGAGCTTGCCGCTCTTGAAGAAGCCTTGTTTGAAAAACCGACATCCAATGTTCCGGATCTAAGTTTCAAGATCGATTCAGCGTATCAAGGCAAAGAAGCTCTAGGGCTGGTTCGACAGGCTATTCAAGAAAATCAGCCCTATGCGGTTGCTTTTATAGACGTGAGGATGCCGCCTGGTTGGGATGGTATCGAGACGACTTCTGAAATATGGAAAGTTGATCCTGACATTCAAATTGTCATCTGCACGGCGTATTCGGACTATTCCTGGGAACAGATGATTTCCATCCTTGGTCAAAGTGATCGTCTCCTTATATTAAAGAAACCTTTCAATACCATTGAGGTTCGCCAGCTCGCATCGGCATTAACGGAAAAGTGGTATGCCATACGGAGCAACCGGATTTTATTGCATGGGCTTGAAAGCCAGGTGAAGCTGCGAACTCGAGATTTGCAAAACGCTAACGAACAACTGCGCCATGAGATGGAAGAACGGTTGCGAGCTGAACGCAGTTTGAGGCGGACGCAAAAACTGGAGGCCCTTGGCAGACTGACGGGTGGGATCAGTCACGAAATAAATAATCCGTTGAGCTATGTCTTGGCCAATCTGGATTTTTGTCAAGTAGAGTTGACTAAACTGAAGGAACAATGGCGTGAGATTGATGTAGACGAGTTGTGTGAGGTGATTCAAGAAGCTATCGAGGGTGGCGAACGCATTAAGAAAATTATTCAAGATGTACAAGCTTTTTCTCGCTATGAAGAAGGTGATACTACCGAAGTTGACGTTGTTTCTACCATGCAAGGAGCGGTTAAGCTTCTGCACAATCAACTGCACCATCAAGTGCAGCTTGTAACCGATTTTCAAGAGGTCCCACTTGTGATGGCTGATCGGTGGCGTCTTGAGCAGGTTTTTGTTAATCTTATTGTTAACGCTTTAAAAGCGATGGAACAAGACAACCCTAACAAAGAAATCCGTCTGACGATACAAACTCGGCAGGACGGCAATGTTGTTGTTGAAGTCTGTGACAATGGAGTCGGGATTCCCGAGGAAGTCATGAGCCGTATTTTTGATCCGTTTTTTACAACACGCGATGTTGGAGAAGGTACAGGGCTTGGGTTGTCTATTTGTCGTACGATAATCAACGGTTTTCAGGGCGAGATAGAGCTAATCAACAATGCCAACAAAGGCGTATCGGCGGTAGTTACTTTGTTGCGTGCGCAAGAATCTGAACGAAAAGTGGGTGCTGAACAAGGACTTGTGGAAGGAAAGGATTTCGAAGAAATGGAAAAGCAAAGTGCCAAAGCCAGCATTCTGATTGTCGATGATGAAGAAAATGTAGGAAGAGCTCTGAAGCGTTTGTTGTCCGGCTACGATACTCAAGTAAGCACGGACGCGAAAGAAGCGCTGGATTTGTATAAACATGACCATTTTGATTTGGTGCTTTGTGATCTTATGATGCCAGGAATGAATGGTATGGATTTATTCCATGAGCTAGAGAAATTGGGTTCCGATCACGCAGATCGCATGGTTTTTGCTACCGGCGGTGCGTTTACCCCGGCGGCAGAAAATTTTCTGAAATCAATACCGAATCCTTGGCTGCAGAAACCTTTTGCAAAAGACAAAACCATCGATTTGATTGAAACGCGTCTTTCGTCGTTGAGAGCAAGCTAA
- a CDS encoding GHKL domain-containing protein, with the protein MFNSKRMSSEGSHTSRLLSSTRLSVTLIVFNTILILGVTSLFLLFARNTIEAINQEVRKDLKWRTLQLAEEMAMRADYGIAAMDIHAVNQAYRLLNSPGDVVAVVVLNEDNEALWHQGKWPRELDWRSFMNDEKDFHETEHYFIARKFSVIEGVKIGKVAVAVSKARLNVGNLALENFILLIALGCAFALVLSLAFVRFYVGPIVKLTESSLKSFRELSVTLENKVLKRTADLQTANEELEINLIKMQKIQTELVQACRKAGMADVAVCVLHNVGNVLNSINVSANLIKEKLDKSKSSTLHQIVSALEQQDSDRQQRARDEEREKKMFRLLKLVDQSLGEEKMNINEELKSLQSNIDHVKVIVSQQQAHAKAVVGAVENTKISLLVEEVLRMNSSSFKRHHIAVQKEFHDEKFISIDRHKVFQIVVNLLSNARDALMDIDKDKRSITIRTASSDQSVALEVEDTGTGINPQVAMKIFNYGFTTKVGGHGFGLHNSANAAKELGGDLTMHSKGIGQGAIFHLELPIEPPN; encoded by the coding sequence TTGTTTAACTCGAAGCGAATGAGCTCAGAAGGCAGTCACACATCACGCTTGCTATCGAGCACGCGATTGAGTGTCACCCTAATTGTGTTCAACACAATACTCATCCTAGGTGTCACTAGCCTTTTTCTCTTGTTCGCAAGAAACACCATTGAGGCCATCAATCAGGAAGTGCGTAAAGATCTAAAATGGCGAACGTTGCAACTCGCCGAAGAGATGGCCATGCGGGCGGACTACGGAATAGCTGCCATGGACATCCATGCGGTAAACCAAGCCTATCGCCTTCTTAATAGCCCCGGAGACGTGGTCGCTGTAGTCGTCTTAAACGAGGATAACGAGGCCCTGTGGCACCAAGGAAAATGGCCTAGAGAGCTCGATTGGCGCAGCTTTATGAACGATGAAAAAGATTTTCATGAAACAGAGCATTACTTCATCGCTCGGAAGTTCTCGGTAATTGAAGGCGTCAAAATAGGGAAAGTAGCAGTAGCCGTCTCCAAAGCACGCCTGAACGTCGGAAATCTAGCTTTGGAAAACTTCATACTCCTGATTGCGCTGGGCTGTGCGTTTGCTCTTGTACTCAGTCTGGCTTTTGTACGCTTTTATGTCGGGCCAATTGTAAAACTAACGGAGTCAAGTCTAAAGAGTTTTCGGGAATTAAGCGTCACACTTGAGAACAAGGTCCTAAAGCGAACCGCTGATTTACAAACTGCAAACGAAGAACTCGAAATAAACCTTATAAAAATGCAAAAAATCCAGACTGAACTCGTTCAGGCTTGCCGCAAAGCAGGCATGGCTGACGTGGCGGTGTGTGTGCTCCATAACGTAGGCAATGTCCTAAACAGCATTAATGTTTCCGCAAACCTCATCAAAGAAAAGTTGGACAAATCAAAAAGCTCTACTCTGCACCAAATTGTGTCTGCTCTTGAGCAACAAGACAGCGACCGACAACAACGAGCAAGGGATGAGGAGCGCGAAAAAAAGATGTTTCGGCTTCTAAAGCTAGTTGATCAATCGCTCGGCGAGGAGAAGATGAACATTAACGAGGAGCTCAAATCCCTGCAATCGAACATCGACCATGTAAAAGTGATTGTCTCGCAACAACAAGCTCATGCAAAAGCAGTCGTTGGAGCAGTCGAAAACACCAAAATCAGCTTACTGGTTGAGGAAGTGTTACGTATGAACTCCTCGTCGTTCAAACGGCATCATATCGCCGTGCAAAAAGAGTTTCATGATGAGAAATTTATTTCAATTGATCGGCACAAAGTTTTCCAAATTGTCGTCAACTTGCTTAGCAACGCGCGAGATGCACTTATGGACATTGACAAAGACAAACGGTCTATCACCATACGAACTGCGAGCTCGGATCAGTCTGTTGCGCTAGAGGTCGAAGACACGGGCACTGGCATCAATCCACAGGTTGCAATGAAAATCTTTAACTATGGTTTTACAACAAAAGTAGGAGGGCACGGTTTTGGTCTGCACAACAGCGCAAATGCCGCCAAAGAACTTGGCGGCGACCTCACCATGCATAGCAAAGGTATTGGACAGGGGGCTATATTTCACCTGGAACTTCCCATTGAGCCACCAAACTGA
- a CDS encoding cyclic nucleotide-binding domain-containing protein: MYLREDTKEHFAITRATLSRLSLFHNFDEETLAILESELKPQPIETGVEIVSEGKQDLSLYVVLSGELEVVKSLDKGNQFVRVAMLGPGGWFGEMSLLDPQPRSASVRALAPSILLPLSAQQIRTLIFDRDMRTYAALITNIARELSRRLRVTSGILSQAANIAHNG; the protein is encoded by the coding sequence ATGTACTTAAGAGAAGATACCAAAGAGCATTTTGCAATAACCCGGGCAACGCTATCGCGACTGTCATTGTTTCATAACTTTGATGAAGAGACTTTGGCGATTCTGGAAAGTGAACTCAAACCTCAGCCTATCGAAACGGGTGTGGAAATCGTATCCGAAGGAAAGCAAGATCTTTCGCTTTATGTCGTCCTAAGTGGCGAACTCGAAGTCGTTAAGAGTCTTGACAAAGGCAATCAATTTGTCCGTGTTGCCATGCTCGGACCCGGCGGCTGGTTTGGTGAAATGTCGTTGCTTGACCCTCAGCCCCGTTCTGCCTCTGTGCGAGCTCTCGCGCCAAGCATTTTACTTCCCTTGAGCGCACAGCAAATACGCACTCTTATATTTGATCGTGACATGCGCACCTATGCAGCGCTCATTACCAATATAGCCCGTGAACTATCACGACGCCTACGCGTCACCAGTGGCATTTTAAGCCAAGCGGCCAACATCGCTCACAACGGTTAG
- a CDS encoding pantoate--beta-alanine ligase, translating into MTTLVREANEFYQRCNHQRIEGKSIAFVPTMGALHHGHLELVRLAKEQADICVVSIFVNPTQFGPKEDLALYPRTLDKDLERCTNAGVDTVFAPTVQSMYPQGYQTTVSVPKLATVLEGQFRPGHFDGVCTVVLKLFNLCGPCTAVFGRKDYQQFKIIERMVQDLNLPVSLIAAPIVRDRRGLALSSRNAYLDEKAYKRACAIPQALLETAKAFAVGQKDPQKALAQAKVILQENMDKIDYFGMFDPENMTELSGSAFKGAVVAFAGYLGQTRLIDNMVLGETLWTCT; encoded by the coding sequence GTGACCACCCTCGTTAGGGAAGCTAACGAGTTTTATCAACGCTGCAACCATCAACGCATCGAAGGAAAGAGTATTGCCTTCGTTCCTACGATGGGAGCATTGCACCATGGCCATCTCGAACTTGTTCGCCTCGCAAAAGAGCAAGCCGATATCTGCGTGGTGAGTATCTTTGTTAACCCCACTCAATTTGGCCCAAAAGAAGACTTAGCCCTCTACCCGAGAACACTGGACAAGGATCTTGAACGGTGCACAAACGCGGGCGTGGATACGGTCTTTGCGCCTACTGTGCAATCCATGTACCCACAAGGCTATCAAACCACCGTAAGTGTACCAAAACTCGCCACGGTCCTTGAAGGTCAATTTCGACCTGGTCATTTTGATGGTGTTTGCACAGTTGTTCTAAAACTATTCAATCTTTGCGGTCCGTGCACTGCAGTCTTTGGACGCAAAGACTATCAACAGTTCAAGATCATTGAACGCATGGTCCAGGATCTCAACCTTCCTGTATCACTGATCGCTGCGCCCATTGTGAGAGACAGACGCGGCTTAGCGCTCTCTTCGCGCAACGCCTACCTCGATGAAAAAGCTTACAAACGAGCCTGTGCAATTCCCCAAGCACTGCTTGAAACAGCGAAAGCCTTTGCAGTCGGGCAAAAAGACCCTCAAAAAGCCCTGGCGCAGGCTAAAGTTATTTTGCAAGAAAACATGGACAAAATAGACTATTTTGGCATGTTTGATCCGGAAAACATGACGGAACTGTCAGGTTCGGCATTCAAAGGTGCTGTCGTGGCCTTCGCGGGCTATTTGGGTCAAACCCGTCTTATCGATAACATGGTGCTAGGTGAAACCCTATGGACATGTACTTAA
- the panB gene encoding 3-methyl-2-oxobutanoate hydroxymethyltransferase: protein MNQPATKAKQNSRLGAPELSQRKNNTRITMVTAYDATFARIFDDAGVDALLVGDSLGMVIQGHPNTLAVSIDEIIYHCKAVARGSYRAHLVADLPFMSYHLSTEQTLRNAGRCLSEGQAQAVKLEGGLRSAKTVEALVNAGIPVMGHVGLTPQSVHRYGGFRVQGRDPKEADSIIQDAKAIQDAGAYALVIEAVPEDLAQAITESLDIPTIGIGASPTCDGQVLVGYDLLGLSPDPAPRFVKHYSNFFEQGIKATARFIDDVQHGRFPEMEHTYEKNKKEPSEPSPSKPNLHIVSDT from the coding sequence ATGAACCAGCCAGCTACAAAAGCCAAGCAGAACTCACGCCTTGGTGCCCCTGAACTATCCCAGCGTAAAAACAATACTCGCATCACTATGGTCACCGCCTACGATGCAACCTTTGCGCGTATTTTTGACGACGCGGGCGTGGATGCCTTGCTTGTGGGTGATTCGCTCGGAATGGTGATTCAAGGCCATCCAAACACCCTAGCCGTTAGTATCGATGAAATCATCTACCACTGCAAAGCCGTCGCACGTGGAAGCTATCGCGCGCATCTCGTCGCCGATCTTCCCTTTATGAGCTATCATCTTTCGACCGAACAAACCCTACGCAACGCGGGGCGTTGTCTCTCTGAAGGCCAGGCCCAAGCCGTCAAACTCGAAGGTGGGTTAAGAAGCGCAAAAACCGTTGAAGCCTTGGTCAATGCAGGCATTCCAGTCATGGGCCATGTTGGGCTCACGCCGCAGAGCGTCCATCGTTACGGCGGCTTTCGTGTACAAGGTCGTGACCCAAAAGAGGCCGACTCAATTATTCAAGACGCCAAAGCCATTCAAGACGCTGGAGCCTACGCACTTGTCATCGAAGCTGTGCCAGAAGATTTGGCACAAGCCATTACCGAGAGTCTCGACATTCCAACGATTGGGATCGGTGCAAGCCCAACTTGCGATGGACAGGTTCTTGTTGGCTACGATCTATTGGGCCTCAGCCCTGATCCTGCGCCTCGTTTCGTCAAGCATTATTCCAATTTTTTTGAGCAGGGAATCAAAGCCACTGCGCGCTTTATCGACGATGTGCAACACGGTCGTTTTCCGGAGATGGAACACACCTACGAAAAAAACAAAAAAGAACCTTCCGAGCCGTCGCCTTCAAAGCCGAATCTGCACATCGTGAGTGATACGTGA
- the rimK gene encoding 30S ribosomal protein S6--L-glutamate ligase: MKIGILSRKSELYSTQRLVESAQSRGHEVRVVDYSRCYMNITSLRPQVLYGGEALHFDAVIPRIGASLTFYGTAVVRQFEMMGVYSSNTSQAISRSRDKLRALQLLAREGIGLPVTGFARSTKDVDGLISVVGGAPLIVKLLEGTQGVGVVLAETLKAAESVIGAFRQLDANILVQEFIAEAGGADVRAFVVGNKVVASMMRQGPQGEFRSNLHRGGTAMHVKLTPEERSTAVRSAKTLGLRVAGVDMLRSNHGPLVMEVNSSPGLEGIEEACDKDVAGAIIEHIERHAKPGKTKDRIQG; encoded by the coding sequence ATGAAGATAGGGATTCTTTCTAGAAAATCAGAATTGTATTCAACTCAACGTTTGGTTGAATCAGCCCAGTCGCGTGGACACGAAGTACGCGTCGTTGACTATTCGCGTTGCTACATGAATATCACCTCGCTACGGCCGCAAGTGCTTTATGGGGGCGAGGCTCTTCATTTTGATGCAGTGATTCCGCGTATTGGAGCATCGCTTACCTTTTATGGTACGGCTGTGGTGCGGCAGTTTGAGATGATGGGAGTCTATTCTTCAAACACCTCCCAGGCGATTTCCCGTTCGCGCGACAAGCTTCGCGCGCTTCAGCTTTTGGCACGCGAGGGGATTGGCTTACCTGTCACCGGTTTTGCGCGTTCGACAAAGGACGTTGACGGCCTGATTAGCGTTGTTGGCGGAGCGCCGCTTATTGTGAAGCTTCTTGAAGGCACGCAAGGCGTGGGCGTAGTGTTAGCTGAGACCCTTAAAGCAGCGGAATCGGTCATTGGTGCCTTTCGGCAGTTGGACGCAAACATTCTGGTTCAAGAATTTATAGCTGAGGCTGGAGGGGCAGATGTGCGGGCCTTTGTCGTCGGCAACAAGGTCGTTGCATCGATGATGCGCCAAGGGCCGCAAGGTGAGTTTCGATCCAATCTGCATCGAGGCGGCACGGCTATGCATGTAAAGCTGACGCCCGAAGAGCGAAGCACTGCAGTGCGATCCGCCAAAACGCTTGGCCTTCGCGTGGCAGGTGTCGATATGCTGCGCTCAAACCATGGGCCTCTGGTCATGGAGGTTAACTCATCACCCGGCCTTGAGGGCATCGAAGAGGCGTGCGATAAAGATGTCGCTGGCGCAATTATCGAACACATTGAACGACATGCCAAACCCGGTAAAACCAAAGACCGCATCCAAGGTTGA
- a CDS encoding succinylglutamate desuccinylase/aspartoacylase family protein has protein sequence MGSDVIKAGSMSRLELAVANLPTGNKISLPVAVLHGKKQGPCIWLSAAVHGDELNGIAVIQSVVDSIDPKKLSGTLIALPVINVFGLINHSRYLPDRRDLNRSFPGSLRGSLASQLADLFVREVMRRCDFGIDIHTGSGGRCNLPQIRADLDDKKTARLAKAFGAPATIHAQLRRGSLRAAAVDLGIRTLLYETGDAYRFDKSGIRCGINGILAVMKSLGMLEQAPENRGSKSFVAQSSTWVRSKRSGFCELAVELGEYVKSGQQIASVFTPLGKERSRMRAESDGMVIGIQRHALVNKGDAIIHIAERIKT, from the coding sequence ATGGGTAGCGATGTTATCAAAGCTGGTAGCATGTCTCGACTTGAGCTTGCTGTAGCCAATCTGCCCACGGGTAATAAAATTTCCTTGCCGGTGGCGGTTCTTCACGGCAAAAAACAGGGACCCTGTATTTGGCTTAGCGCAGCGGTTCATGGCGATGAGCTCAACGGCATTGCGGTGATTCAGTCCGTGGTGGACAGCATTGACCCAAAGAAATTAAGTGGAACGCTAATCGCGCTTCCGGTGATCAATGTGTTTGGTCTTATTAATCATTCTCGGTATTTGCCCGATCGACGGGATCTAAACCGAAGTTTTCCAGGCTCTTTGCGTGGATCACTTGCTTCACAACTCGCTGATTTGTTTGTCCGTGAGGTCATGCGCCGTTGTGATTTCGGGATTGATATCCATACGGGGTCGGGTGGTCGTTGCAATCTTCCACAGATCCGAGCGGATCTCGACGATAAAAAAACGGCTCGGCTTGCAAAGGCATTTGGGGCACCCGCTACGATTCATGCGCAACTGCGTCGTGGCTCGCTTCGCGCCGCTGCTGTTGACCTCGGTATACGTACTCTTTTGTACGAAACAGGAGATGCTTACCGCTTTGATAAAAGCGGTATTCGTTGCGGCATCAACGGGATCTTAGCTGTGATGAAATCGCTTGGCATGCTTGAGCAGGCCCCGGAGAACAGGGGGAGCAAGTCCTTTGTTGCTCAATCGAGCACTTGGGTTCGGAGTAAGCGTAGTGGCTTTTGCGAGCTTGCCGTCGAGCTAGGAGAATACGTCAAAAGTGGACAGCAGATAGCGTCAGTGTTTACGCCTCTTGGCAAGGAGCGATCACGTATGCGTGCTGAGAGTGACGGGATGGTCATTGGTATCCAACGCCATGCATTGGTCAACAAAGGCGATGCGATAATTCACATCGCTGAAAGAATAAAAACTTAG
- a CDS encoding M23 family metallopeptidase produces MITLAGICSRKMIVRLLCAAALGSLVPIAHSQNGLTTLSQHSNVTDISQLLGELEILRAEKARIDTEMMSIDTNLSSAKTALRTHTQSLYRLRRAGTLPVAGGFDALLSHSARINRLEKLVAQNLSKLKELSRHWQGLNDRSEMLAGKIANYENQMDTLQFGGGLSLQLPIDSSPNAAAHWDNLDVNTRNAYGAMKQGISFSSASGEASSSYFEQLRGKLAAPVEAYQSVRSAERPESEGAGLEFITSAGAPVYSAANGRVAFADNYGSYGQIVILDHGERYYSVYGGLGSFAVSVGDQVSTGTVIAKLANDTNPAVLFFELRLGTRALDPKLWLNLQ; encoded by the coding sequence ATGATTACCTTAGCAGGCATATGCTCGAGAAAAATGATCGTTCGCTTGCTTTGTGCTGCTGCCCTTGGAAGCCTCGTACCGATTGCCCACAGTCAAAATGGCCTTACAACGCTTTCTCAGCACTCGAATGTTACGGACATCAGCCAACTGCTTGGTGAGCTTGAGATTCTTCGGGCGGAGAAGGCTCGCATTGATACCGAGATGATGTCCATAGACACAAACCTCAGCAGCGCAAAGACAGCCTTGCGCACGCATACACAGAGCTTGTATCGGCTTAGGCGCGCTGGAACCTTGCCGGTCGCAGGTGGTTTTGACGCTTTGCTGTCTCATTCAGCGCGAATCAACCGCTTGGAAAAACTTGTGGCTCAGAACTTATCAAAGCTCAAGGAACTGAGCCGACACTGGCAAGGTCTGAATGATCGTTCGGAAATGCTTGCTGGCAAAATTGCAAACTATGAAAACCAAATGGACACACTTCAGTTTGGGGGCGGGCTAAGCCTGCAGCTTCCTATTGATTCGTCTCCGAACGCTGCGGCTCACTGGGATAATCTCGATGTCAACACTCGCAATGCTTACGGCGCAATGAAACAGGGGATCTCCTTTTCCTCTGCATCAGGAGAAGCATCCAGCTCGTATTTTGAACAACTTCGCGGCAAACTCGCCGCGCCTGTAGAAGCCTATCAATCGGTCCGCAGTGCCGAGCGCCCCGAGAGTGAGGGAGCAGGCCTTGAATTTATTACGAGCGCAGGTGCTCCGGTTTATTCTGCCGCCAACGGACGGGTTGCCTTCGCCGATAACTACGGCTCCTACGGTCAGATTGTGATTCTGGATCACGGGGAACGTTATTATAGCGTCTATGGTGGTCTTGGTAGTTTTGCGGTTTCTGTAGGGGATCAGGTTTCGACAGGAACCGTGATTGCCAAACTTGCAAACGATACAAACCCTGCTGTGCTATTTTTCGAGCTACGCCTGGGCACCCGCGCCCTCGATCCGAAGCTCTGGCTCAATCTTCAATGA
- a CDS encoding GTPase domain-containing protein, which translates to MSFINYLSREINCKIVYYGPGLCGKTTNLQYIYNKTNPEAKGKMISLATETERTLFFDFLPLALGEIRGFKTRFHLYTVPGQVFYDASRKLILKGVDGVVFVADSQIARIEANAESLDNLKINLIEQGYELEKLPYVIQYNKRDMPGVASVEELRTLLNPIGTLHFEAIATTGEGVFETLKAVAKLVLQELKRGGG; encoded by the coding sequence ATGTCTTTCATCAACTACCTGTCGCGCGAAATCAACTGCAAAATAGTCTACTATGGCCCTGGTCTGTGTGGAAAAACGACCAACCTTCAGTACATCTATAACAAGACCAACCCCGAAGCCAAAGGCAAGATGATTTCCTTGGCCACGGAAACAGAACGCACCTTGTTTTTTGATTTTCTGCCCCTCGCTCTTGGCGAAATTCGCGGCTTTAAAACCCGTTTTCATCTGTACACCGTGCCAGGTCAGGTTTTTTACGATGCTTCACGAAAGCTGATTCTTAAAGGCGTCGATGGCGTCGTGTTCGTAGCCGACTCCCAAATTGCCCGTATCGAAGCCAACGCCGAATCACTCGATAACCTTAAAATCAATCTCATCGAGCAAGGTTACGAGCTTGAGAAACTGCCCTACGTGATTCAATACAACAAGCGAGACATGCCAGGCGTAGCTTCGGTTGAAGAGCTACGTACCCTACTCAACCCAATCGGAACCTTGCATTTCGAGGCTATCGCCACCACTGGCGAAGGCGTGTTTGAAACACTCAAAGCCGTTGCCAAACTGGTACTCCAAGAGCTAAAACGCGGTGGCGGCTAA